A genomic region of Arachis hypogaea cultivar Tifrunner chromosome 5, arahy.Tifrunner.gnm2.J5K5, whole genome shotgun sequence contains the following coding sequences:
- the LOC112801236 gene encoding homeobox-leucine zipper protein MERISTEM L1: MFPTNVFDSHQQHMMLDMSSSHNESDLGIRTGDDEFFDIKSATEIVMEAPSGDDEQDPNQRPKKKGYHRHTQHQIQEMEAFFKQCPHPDDKQRKELSRELGLEPLQVKFWFQNKRTQMKAQHERHENAILKAENEKLRAENSRYKEALSNATCPNCGGPAALGEMSFDEQHLRIENARLKQEIDRISGIAEKYVGKPVTSSHNSNHMAPHSRSLDLGVGSYGGGSQSSAGGMVGEMYGGSELLRPFPVPCDSDKPRIVELAVAAMEELTRLAQVGDPLWVQSNQHCTEILNEDEYLRTFPPRVIGPKALGLRSESSRESAVIIMNHTKLVEILMDVNQWSTMFCGIVSRALTLEVLSTGVAGNYNGALQVMSAEFQVASPLVPSRENYFVRYCKEHPDGRWTVVDVSLENESRSRRSSRRRPSGCLIEELPNGYSKVTWIEHVEVDDRGVHSLYKPLVKCGLAFGAKRWMATLERQCERVASYIGGGAGELCGTSAEGRRSMLKLAERMVMSFCTGVGASTAHAWTTLSSDMDDVRVMTRKSMDDPGRPPGIVLCAATSFSLPVPPNTLFHFLRDQNSRSQWDILSNRGLVQEITHIASSANVLSLLRVNSVNSSQSNMLILQESCTDCSGSYVVYAPVDMAAMNIILSGGDPDYLALLPSGFAILPDGLAASSGGSLLTVAFQILVDSAPTAKLSLGSVATVNTLIKCTVERIKAAVISDTTSFHNLAS; this comes from the exons ATGTTTCCCACGAACGTGTTCGATTCTCATCAGCAGCAcatgatgcttgatatgtcatcGTCTCACAATGAGAGTGATTTGGGAATAAGGACCGGAGATGATGAGTTCTTTGACATTAAATCTGCTACTGAGATCGTCATGGAAGCTCCTTCCGGTGATGATGAGCAAGATCCCAACCAACGACCCAAAAAGAAGGGTTACCATCGCCACACACAGCACCAGATACAAGAAATGGAAGC GTTCTTCAAGCAGTGTCCACACCCAGATGACAAGCAAAGAAAGGAGCTGAGCCGTGAGCTGGGATTAGAGCCATTGCAAGTAAAGTTTTGGTTCCAAAACAAGCGGACACAGATGAAGGCACAACATGAGCGACACGAGAACGCTATATTAAAGGCTGAGAACGAGAAGCTTCGTGCCGAGAACAGCAGATACAAGGAGGCCCTAAGCAATGCTACTTGCCCCAACTGTGGAGGACCTGCTGCCCTTGGTGAAATGTCCTTTGACGAGCAGCACCTCCGGATTGAGAATGCTCGTCTCAAACAAGAG ATTGATAGGATTTCGGGAATAGCGGAGAAATATGTTGGGAAGCCAGTGACTTCCTCTCACAATAGCAATCACATGGCTCCACATTCTCGCTCGCTTGATCTTGGAGTTGGTAGCTATGGTGGAGGATCACAGTCCTCAGCCGGCGGCATGGTTGGAGAGATGTATGGCGGCAGTGAGCTTCTGAGGCCGTTCCCAGTTCCTTGTGATTCGGACAAACCCAGGATTGTGGAGCTTGCTGTGGCAGCTATGGAGGAACTAACAAGACTAGCTCAGGTTGGAGATCCTTTGTGGGTCCAAAGCAACCAGCACTGTACTGAGATTCTAAACGAAGATGAATACTTGAGGACCTTCCCGCCTAGAGTTATAGGCCCAAAAGCGTTGGGCTTGAGATCTGAATCCTCAAGAGAATCCGCGGTGATTATCATGAATCACACTAAACTGGTTGAGATActaatggatgtg AATCAATGGTCAACAATGTTCTGTGGTATTGTGTCAAGAGCGTTGACACTTGAAGTGCTTTCAACCGGAGTGGCAGGAAACTATAACGGAGCGTTGCAagtg atGTCGGCTGAGTTCCAGGTGGCATCGCCTCTTGTTCCAAGCAGAGAGAACTATTTCGTAAGGTACTGCAAGGAACATCCGGATGGGAGATGGACAGTGGTAGATGTGTCGTTGGAGAATGAGAGCAGAAGCCGAAGAAGCAGCCGAAGAAGGCCCTCTGGCTGCTTAATTGAAGAACTCCCAAACGGCTACTCCAAGGTGACATGGATTGAGCATGTAGAAGTGGATGACAGAGGCGTGCATAGCCTCTACAAGCCATTGGTGAAGTGCGGGCTGGCCTTTGGAGCTAAGAGGTGGATGGCGACGTTAGAGAGACAATGCGAACGTGTTGCGAGTTACATAGGAGGAGGAGCAGGGGAGCTGTGTGGTACGAGTGCGGAGGGAAGGAGGAGCATGCTGAAGTTGGCagagagaatggtgatgagcttctgcaCTGGAGTGGGAGCTTCCACGGCACATGCATGGACCACTCTGTCGTCGGATATGGATGATGTGAGGGTTATGACGAGGAAGAGCATGGACGACCCTGGCAGACCCCCTGGCATTGTCCTCTGCGCTGCCACTTCCTTCTCCCTCCCTGTTCCTCCCAACACTCTCTTTCATTTCCTCAGAGATCAGAACTCCCGAAGCCAGTGGGATATCCTCTCCAACCGAGGCCTTGTTCAAGAAATCACACACATAGCAAGCTCTGCCAACGTGCTCTCTCTGCTTCGCGTCAAT AGTGTGAATTCGAGCCAAAGCAACATGCTGATACTTCAGGAGAGTTGTACAGACTGCAGTGGATCCTATGTGGTATATGCACCCGTGGACATGGCTGCCATGAATATAATTCTTAGTGGCGGGGATCCAGATTACCTGGCCCTGCTTCCCTCGGGTTTTGCGATTCTTCCTGATGGCCTTGCTGCATCTTCTGGAGGGTCTCTCCTCACGGTTGCGTTTCAGATCTTGGTTGACTCCGCCCCAACCGCCAAGCTATCCCTGGGTTCAGTCGCCACTGTTAACACTTTAATTAAGTGCACCGTTGAAAGAATCAAAGCTGCTGTCATTTCTGACACTACCTCATTTCACAACCTTGCTTCCTAG